From Daucus carota subsp. sativus chromosome 6, DH1 v3.0, whole genome shotgun sequence, the proteins below share one genomic window:
- the LOC108225742 gene encoding protein JINGUBANG, with the protein MTNQKIIKTVVTENSRPRQKLETLLLHSDINILNNEEDVEFVQRRLSSASVPSPPLYDTPSASPYVFSPWNQPISPYINSPWIHQPSTDDYNACSWQPGLIGSLVREQGHIYSLAASGNILYTGSESQNIHVWKNLKDFSGFKSHSGLVKAIIVTGNKIFTGHQDGKIRVWQVPVGEKRVYKRIGNLPTSKDFVKSSMNPRSYVKVRRHRNVPWIKHFDAVSCMSLDEETGLLYSGSWDKTVKVWRLSDLKCMESVNAHDDAVNSVAVDGGLVFTGSADGTVKMWRREVGKKVVRHVLVQTLLRQECAVTAVAVAASGVVYSGASDGLVSYWVREKKSLRYGGALKGHKMAVLCLAVAGNLVVSGSADSNICVWRREESGDHSCLTVLVGHTGPVKCLTIVEEEGSIVEDEEDDQRWRLYSGSLDSSVKVWRLSEHAHEVDHFGE; encoded by the coding sequence ATGACGAACCAAAAGATCATTAAAACGGTAGTAACCGAAAACTCACGACCTCGACAAAAACTCGAAACCCTACTACTCCACTCCGACATAAACATCTTAAACAACGAGGAAGACGTTGAATTCGTTCAGCGCCGCTTAAGCAGCGCCTCCGTCCCCAGCCCCCCCTTATACGACACACCCTCCGCTTCCCCATACGTATTCTCCCCCTGGAATCAACCCATTTCTCCTTACATAAATTCACCATGGATTCATCAACCATCAACAGATGATTATAACGCATGTTCATGGCAGCCCGGACTCATCGGCTCACTCGTTCGAGAACAAGGCCACATTTATTCACTAGCCGCATCGGGGAACATTTTATATACCGGTTCAGAAAGCCAGAATATCCATGTCTGGAAGAATTTAAAAGACTTCTCGGGATTTAAATCGCACAGTGGATTAGTCAAGGCGATTATTGTGACCGGTAACAAAATTTTTACCGGTCATCAAGACGGTAAAATTCGGGTGTGGCAAGTTCCGGTGGGTGAAAAGAGAGTGTACAAGCGCATTGGGAATTTACCGACTAGTAAAGATTTTGTGAAGAGCTCGATGAATCCGAGGAGTTATGTGAAGGTGAGACGACATCGTAACGTGCCGTGGATTAAGCATTTTGATGCGGTTTCTTGTATGAGTTTGGATGAGGAGACCGGTTTATTGTATTCCGGTTCGTGGGATAAGACGGTAAAGGTGTGGAGATTGTCGGATTTGAAGTGCATGGAGTCGGTGAATGCTCATGATGATGCGGTGAATTCTGTGGCGGTGGACGGTGGTTTGGTTTTCACGGGGTCGGCGGATGGGACGGTGAAGATGTGGCGGAGGGAGGTGGGGAAGAAGGTGGTGAGGCATGTTTTGGTGCAGACGTTGTTGAGGCAGGAGTGCGCGGTGACGGCGGTGGCGGTGGCAGCGAGTGGGGTGGTTTATAGCGGCGCGTCGGATGGGTTGGTGAGTTATTGGGTGCGTGAGAAGAAGAGTTTGAGGTACGGCGGCGCGTTGAAGGGACATAAGATGGCGGTGTTGTGTTTGGCGGTGGCGGGGAATTTGGTTGTGAGTGGGTCCGCGGATAGCAATATTTGTGTGTGGAGGAGGGAAGAGAGTGGGGACCACTCGTGTTTGACGGTGCTGGTGGGCCACACTGGGCCGGTCAAGTGTCTGACTATTGTGGAGGAAGAGGGGAGTATTGTGGAGGATGAGGAGGATGATCAACGGTGGAGATTGTATAGTGGGAGTTTGGACAGTTCTGTCAAAGTTTGGCGGTTGTCTGAACACGCGCACGAGGTTGATCATTTTGGGGAGTGA
- the LOC108226044 gene encoding two-component response regulator ORR24 encodes MDGLQLLKCINKDYDIPVILTTDDVMHELIGDGLNNGAESCLLKPILPDAVRDIWQFYELRKVNKNIHTMSGSSLAKVPSSIGPSTTDNSNDKPAKWAKKIDWTPRLHNRFVDAILVTGYHKAIPNTILEKMNEPGVSREQVASHLQKYRKFLNGVLDGKISLQSSKYCSNLNYNHSSIVDGNPNLFLINQLRNEQRSSKDAAPIRASLPMLRFNEAGSSSRLIMNAMSAPNYAPCADINIKADWLSNGIATSENDGNLNIGNIVESNHAYYNRYEEGEKGDYNQTTLTPHQNNKFSDGGLLGGANINDWLHATNLTVLSDSVIESIHNAFISQPPLNPEAQGNTRIFNRNNFNRVQENSQPAPSIDFSFGENQFIHPLGMDDQLGAMQSDINTSDGSLGIKKIGNTLTINEETRYMQPTHSGIGASLVANQDEYTFPVNKKPRNGDDDCNELNNFDLLSFDPDSSKKNKRDNTM; translated from the exons ATGGATGGTCTTCAACTTCTAAAATGCATTAATAAAGATTATGATATACCTGTAATAT TAACAACAGATGATGTCATGCACGAGCTAATTGGAGATGGACTTAACAATGGGGCCGAATCTTGCTTGCTAAAGCCTATATTGCCTGATGCTGTCAGGGACATATGGCAATTCTATGAATTGAGGAAAGTAAACAAGAACATACATACTATGTCCGGAAGCTCTTTAGCAAAGGTACCATCAAGCATTGGCCCATCTACAACTGATAATTCTAATGACAAACCAGCGA AGTGGGCCAAGAAGATTGATTGGACCCCAAGGCTTCATAATCGATTTGTCGATGCTATTTTAGTCACTGGTTATCATA AAGCTATTCCAAACACTATATTGGAAAAGATGAATGAGCCTGGAGTCTCTCGAGAACAAGTGGCTAGTCATTTGCAG AAATATCGAAAATTCTTGAATGGAGTTTTGGATGGCAAGATTAGTCTTCAATCTTCAAAATACTGCTCcaatttgaattataatcaCTCGAGTATAGTGGATGGGAATCCAAACCTATTTTTGATCAATCAACTAAGAAATGAGCAAAGATCTAGCAAGGACGCAGCCCCAATTCGTGCATCCTTACCCATGTTGAGATTCAACGAAGCTG GGTCTTCTTCCAGGTTGATAATGAATGCAATGTCAGCACCAAACTATGCACCTTGTgctgatataaatataaaagcaGATTGGCTTAGTAATGGGATTGCTACTTCTGAAAATGATGGTAACTTAAACATTGGGAATATCGTTGAAAGCAACCATGCCTATTATAATCGCTACGAGGAAGGTGAGAAGGGTGATTATAATCAAACTACACTGACGCCACatcaaaacaataaattttctGATGGTGGATTGCTTGGAGGTGCTAACATCAATGATTGGCTTcatgcaacaaatcttactgtaCTTTCTGATAGTGTTATTGAATCCATTCATAATGCCTTCATTTCTCAACCACCGCTAAATCCTGAAGCACAAGGCAACACTAGAATCTTTAATCGAAACAATTTCAACAGAGTTCAG GAAAATTCTCAACCTGCTCCATCTATTGATTTTTCCTTTGGTGAAAATCAATTCATACATCCTTTAGGGATGGATGACCAG TTAGGAGCAATGCAAAGTGATATAAACACAAGTGATGGATCACTTGGcatcaaaaaaattggaaatacCTTAACGATAAATGAAGAG ACGAGATACATGCAACCCACGCATTCTGGCATTGGTGCTTCATTGGTTGCAAATCAAGATGAATATACCTTCCCGGTGAATAAAAAG CCGCGAAATGGTGATGATGATTGTAATGAATTGAATAATTTTGACTTGCTTAGTTTCGATCCGGACTCAAGTAAG AAGAATAAGAGAGACAATACAATGTAG
- the LOC108225722 gene encoding probable CoA ligase CCL6, protein MSSTAVYTVEVEGSRPPAAGKPSAGPVYRCIYAKDGLMDVPSQYNSPWDLFSESVKRNPKNRMLGRRQLNEKKAGPYTWITYEEAYETTLRIGSAIRSRGVNPGDRCGIYGANCPQWIMAMEACNSHVISCVPLYDTLGANAVEFIINHAEVSIAFIQENKLPAVLKCLPNCTAHLKTIVSFGTISSTQKKEVEELGIDCFSWEEFALLGHLDHELPARQRTDTCTIMYTSGTTGEPKGVILSNGSFVGEVLSMHQLLVETDKPGSPEDTYFSFLPLAHIMDQILVTYWIYSGSSVGFWQGDIRYLIPDLLELKPTVFCGVPRVYDRIYTGVMDKIEQGGTLKKMLFQYAYSYKLGNLEKGYRQEEAAPLMDKIVFDKIKQAFGGRVRLMLSGAAPLPRHLEEFLRVTCCTVLSQGYGLTESCGGCFTSIANVISMLGTVGVPMTTIEARLESVPEMSYDALAAVPRGEICLRGTTLFSGYHKRQDLTKETLVDGWLHTGDIGEWQPNGSMKIIDRKKNIFKLSQGEYVAVENIESTYSRCPLVTTVWVYGNSFESFLVAVVVPERKPLEDWAAANNLSGDFQSLCQNGKAKKYILEELNSLGRKEKLRGFEMLRAVYLEPMPFDIERDLVTPTFKLKRPQLLKHYKECIDQLYIEGKAGNA, encoded by the exons TGAATCAGTCAAAAGAAACCCCAAGAATCGAATGCTTGGCCGTCGTCAGCTAAATGAAAAGAAG GCAGGCCCATATACATGGATCACATATGAGGAGGCTTATGAGACTACTCTCCGCATTGGATCCGCTATCAGAAGCCGTGGTGTTAATCCT GGAGATCGTTGTGGAATATATGGAGCTAACTGCCCACAGTGGATAATGGCAATGGAG GCATGTAACAGCCATGTAATTTCCTGCGTGCCCCTCTATGATACACTTG GTGCTAATGCTGTGGAGTTTATCATTAACCATGCAGAAGTCTCAATAGCTTTTATTCAAGAGAACAAACTACCAGCG GTACTAAAATGTCTCCCAAATTGCACAGCTCATCTTAAAA CCATTGTTAGCTTTGGGACAATTTCCAGCACTCAAAAGAAGGAGGTTGAGGAACTTGGCATAGATTGCTTCTCTTGGGAGGAGTTTGCACTTCTG GGACATCTGGATCATGAACTACCTGCTAGACAGAGAACTGATACTTGTACAATAATGTATACTAGTGGAACAACAGGAGAGCCAAAGGGAGTCATTCTAAGTAATGGGTCCTTCGTTGGAGAAGTTTTGTCAATGCACCAACTACTTGTGGAAACAGATAAACCT GGCTCACCTGAAGATACATacttttcattccttcctctCGCTCACATTATGGATCAGATTCTAGTGACCTACTGGATCTACAGTGGTTCTTCAGTAGGATTTTGGCAAGGG GATATCAGATATTTGATTCCAGACCTTCTTGAATTGAAACCAACTGTATTCTGCGGCGTTCCCAGAGTTTATGACCGCATATACACTG GTGTGATGGATAAAATTGAACAAGGAGGTACACTGAAGAAGATGCTATTTCAGTATGCTTATAGCTA CAAGCTAGGAAATCTTGAGAAGGGTTACAGACAAGAAGAAGCAGCTCCTCTCATggataaaattgtttttgataag ATCAAACAAGCATTTGGAGGAAGGGTTCGTCTTATGTTGTCTGGAGCTGCACCGTTGCCAAGGCATTTGGAGGAGTTTCTTAGGGTGACATGTTGTACCGTTTTGTCACAAGGATATG GCCTTACTGAAAGTTGTGGTGGATGCTTCACCTCGATAGCCAATGTGATCTCTATGCTAGGAACTGTAGGTGTGCCCATGACAACCATTGAAGCGAGGCTTGAATCAGTGCCTGAGATGTCTTATGATGCTTTAGCCGCTGTGCCACGTGGAGAAATCTGTCTGCGAGGAACAACATTATTTTCTGGGTACCACAAGCGGCAGGATCTTACTAAGGAGACCCTTGTAGATGGATGGCTTCATACAG GTGACATCGGAGAATGGCAGCCTAATGGTTCAATGAAAATAATCGACAGAAAGAAAAACATATTCAAGTTATCTCAAGGCGAATATGTTGCAGTGGAAAATATTGAAAGCACATATTCGCGATGCCCCCTCGTGACCACA GTCTGGGTCTATGGCAACAGTTTCGAGTCCTTTCTTGTGGCTGTGGTGGTTCCTGAGAGAAAACCCCTTGAGGATTGGGCCGCAGCTAATAATCTTTCTGGAGATTTCCAATCATTGTGCCAAAATGGGAAAGCGAAAAAATACATTTTGGAAGAACTTAATAGCCTTGGCCGGAAAGAAAAA CTCCGAGGTTTTGAGATGTTGAGAGCTGTTTATCTGGAACCAATGCCTTTCGACATTGAACGAGATTTGGTGACTCCAACATTTAAGCTAAAGAGGCCTCAGCTGCTTAAGCACTACAAG GAGTGCATAGATCAGCTGTACATTGAAGGGAAGGCAGGAAATGCATAG